Within the Acidimicrobiales bacterium genome, the region CCAGCCCGGCCGCACCGACGAGCACGGCCCCCCGCAGCGCCGCGACCCGCAGCCAGGATGCGGTGGCCCCGACCGGAGCGCGCCGACCCGCGAGCAGCAACGCCGGCACGAGGAGGATGAAGCTGTCGGGCCGGCACAGGATGTCGAGGCCGCAGAGCGCCCCTGCCAGCGCGCACCAGCGCAGCGGCCGTCGGGCGGCCGGCACCACCGCCGCCGCCAGCAGAGAGCCGAGCTCGAGGGGCAGCGACAGCGACTCCGACAGGACCGACCCGCCGGCCAGGAGAAGGGGCGGGTACACCGCAGCGAGGACCATGGCCACCGCCGCCCCCCGGCGCCGGGCACCCGGGCACGTCTCCGGGACCAGCCGGTAGGCCAGTGCCCCGACGAGCGCCACCGTGACCAGTCCCAGGACCACCTCGACGACCCGGGCCACCATGACGTGATCCCCGACTACGGCGTAGATGCCGCCCAGGAAGAGCGGCCACAGCGGGGGCCGGAAGGCGGTGGGCCCGCCCCCGGGAGCGACCACGGTCGTGCCGAAGCCGTGCCCCCCCGCCAGCGAGACGCCCAGCCGGTGATAGTCGGCGGGGTCGTTCAGCAGCGGCAGGTGGAGGGTGCCCACGAGGAGCCCCACCCGGGCGGCCAGGGCCAGCCCGACCACGGCCAGCAGAGCCCGGTACCAGCGCCCCCGCCCGGCTAGCGCGGGTCGAGCGCCCCCCGCCATCCCGTCACCGCCTCGTCGACACCGAGATCGAGGAGCCGGTCCCCGTCCGTGCCGTCGACGACCATCCGGCGGCCGCCGGCCGGGCCCAGCTCCACCGCCTCCACCCCGCTGGCCGCCGCCCGCTCGAGCACCGGCCGCGCATGGGAGGTGCACAGCACGACGCGCGACGGGCGCTCGGAGAAAAGCTCGGCGTGGCCCCGCACCCCGCTGAGCTGGAAGCCGGTGCCGGAGGCCACGGCCATCTCCGCCAGCGCCACCGCCAGGCCCCCGTCGGCCACGTCCGACACTCCCGCGACCAGGCCGTCGGTCACGAGGTCGCGGACGAGCAGCAGCAGATCGACGTGGGCCGCGTAGTCGACGGACGCCAGCACTCCTCCACGATGGCCGCGCCGCGCCGCCCAGGCCGAGCCGTCCAGGACGTCGTCCTGATCCGGGCCCACGCGTGTGCCGAGGAGCACGACGGTGGACTCCGGTTCGAGGGACACGGCCGGCGGGCGCCGGCGCAGCTCGTCGACGAGGCCGAGCACGGCGACGACCGGGGTGGGGTCGATGTCCCGGCCCGCGCTCTCGTTGTAGAGGCTGACGTTGCCTCCTATGACCGGGATGTCGAGGGCCCGGCACGCCTCCGCCATCCCGTCGATCGACTCGGAGAGCTGCCACATCACCTCGGGGTGCTCGGGGTTGCCGAAGTTGAGGCAGTTGACCACCGCCACCGGCGCCGCTCCCGCACAGGCGACGTTGAGGGCGGACTCCGCCACCAGCCAGGCCGTCCCCGCCCGGGGGTCGACCGCACACCATCGTCCGTTTCCGTCCGTCGACAGCGCCAGGGCGGATTCCTGACCGGCCGTGCCGAGGGGGTCGGAGGCGGTGGCGTTGACCCCCGGCGCCTTCAACCGCAGGACGGCCGCCCCCGCTCCGGGGGCGAGGACGGTGTTCAGGAACAGCTGGTGGTCGTACTGGCGGAAGACCGGTGAGGGATCGGCCAGGAGGGCGACCACGTCGGCGGCGTTGTCGGCCGCCGTCGGCGCCGGAAGAGCGGACGCGGAGGCGGAGCGGCGGGCACCCAGGTCCGCGGGCGGCTGCACGGGCCGGTCGTACAGCGGCGCGTCCTCGTGCAGCGAGGAAGCGGGCACGTCGGCCAGCACGGGACCGTCCCAGCCGTCGAGGATCCGCAGGCGACCGCCGCCGGCCCCGCCCGGGGTGACCCGGCCGACCACTGCCGCCCGCACCTGCCAGCGGGCGCAGACCTCCTCGACCGCGGCCAGGTCACCGGGGGTGACGATGGCGAGCATGCGCTCCTGGCTCTCGCTGGTCATCACCTCGAACGGCTCCATCTCCGGCTCCCGGCGAGGGACGGCGCTCACGTCGACGTCCATCCCCACCCCGCCGCGCGAGGCGGTCTCGCTGGTGGCGCAGGTGAGGCCGGCCCCGCCGAGATCCTGGATCCCGACCACCAGGCCGGCCGACAGCAGCTCGAGGCACGCCTCGATCAGCCGCTTCTCCTCGAACGGATCGCCGACCTGGACGCTCGGGCGCTTGGCCGAGTCCTCCTCGGCGAAGCCCGCCGACGCCAGCACGCTCACCCCGCCGATTCCGTCGCGGCCGGTGCGCGAGCCGAGGAGCACGGCCACGTTGCCGACACCCGTGGCCCGCCCCAGCACCAGCCGGTCGACCGGCAGGATTCCGACACACAGCACGTTGACGAGCGGGTTGCCGGCGTAGGTGGGGTCGAAGACCAGCTCTCCGCCGACGGTCGGGACGCCGACGGAGTTGCCGTAGCCGGATATGCCGCGCACCACGCCCTCGAAGATCCAGCGGCTGCGCGGATCGTCGAGGGGTCCGAACCGCAGCGGGTCCATGAGGGCGATGGGCCGGGCACCCATCGTGAAGATGTCGCGCAGGATGCCTCCGACGCCGGTGGCCGCCCCCTGGTACGGCTCGATGGCCGACGGATGGTTGTGGCTCTCGATGCGGATCGCCACGGCTATGCCGTTGCCGGCGTCGATCACGCCGGCGTTCTCCCCCGGGCCGACCAGAACGCGCTGCCCCTCGGTCGGCAGACGGCGGAGGTGGAGCCGGGACGACTTGTAGGAGCAGTGCTCGCTCCACATCACCGCGTACATGGCCAGCTCGAGGTGGTTCGGCTCCCGGCCGAGGATCTCCGAGATCGCCTCGGCCTCACCGTCGGTGAGCCCCAGGACCCGGTGCAGCGGCTCCTCGGTCAGCTGCGCCATTGGTAGTCAGGGGCGCGGTGCCCGCGCCGCGGGTCCGGTTCCCCATCCCCCTTTCAATCCGTACGTGCGGTTTTCCCGCATACGGCTTACCGACGGTCTTCTGGACATGGTTACGCCGCCTTCGGGTATCGGATGGTGCCCATGAGCTGATACAGGCCCTGGTCGTGGAACCAGGCTGGCGTCCATCGTTCCGCCTGACCGGCACGCAGGTTGCGACCTCGCTTCTTCATCAGAAGCCGCTTGAGCCGCCACGCCACGTAGTCGTCCAGGCTAACGAACTT harbors:
- the purL gene encoding phosphoribosylformylglycinamidine synthase subunit PurL, with translation MAQLTEEPLHRVLGLTDGEAEAISEILGREPNHLELAMYAVMWSEHCSYKSSRLHLRRLPTEGQRVLVGPGENAGVIDAGNGIAVAIRIESHNHPSAIEPYQGAATGVGGILRDIFTMGARPIALMDPLRFGPLDDPRSRWIFEGVVRGISGYGNSVGVPTVGGELVFDPTYAGNPLVNVLCVGILPVDRLVLGRATGVGNVAVLLGSRTGRDGIGGVSVLASAGFAEEDSAKRPSVQVGDPFEEKRLIEACLELLSAGLVVGIQDLGGAGLTCATSETASRGGVGMDVDVSAVPRREPEMEPFEVMTSESQERMLAIVTPGDLAAVEEVCARWQVRAAVVGRVTPGGAGGGRLRILDGWDGPVLADVPASSLHEDAPLYDRPVQPPADLGARRSASASALPAPTAADNAADVVALLADPSPVFRQYDHQLFLNTVLAPGAGAAVLRLKAPGVNATASDPLGTAGQESALALSTDGNGRWCAVDPRAGTAWLVAESALNVACAGAAPVAVVNCLNFGNPEHPEVMWQLSESIDGMAEACRALDIPVIGGNVSLYNESAGRDIDPTPVVAVLGLVDELRRRPPAVSLEPESTVVLLGTRVGPDQDDVLDGSAWAARRGHRGGVLASVDYAAHVDLLLLVRDLVTDGLVAGVSDVADGGLAVALAEMAVASGTGFQLSGVRGHAELFSERPSRVVLCTSHARPVLERAAASGVEAVELGPAGGRRMVVDGTDGDRLLDLGVDEAVTGWRGALDPR
- a CDS encoding glycosyltransferase family 39 protein, with the protein product MAGGARPALAGRGRWYRALLAVVGLALAARVGLLVGTLHLPLLNDPADYHRLGVSLAGGHGFGTTVVAPGGGPTAFRPPLWPLFLGGIYAVVGDHVMVARVVEVVLGLVTVALVGALAYRLVPETCPGARRRGAAVAMVLAAVYPPLLLAGGSVLSESLSLPLELGSLLAAAVVPAARRPLRWCALAGALCGLDILCRPDSFILLVPALLLAGRRAPVGATASWLRVAALRGAVLVGAAGL